In Eremothecium gossypii ATCC 10895 chromosome III, complete sequence, the genomic window ggagGTCTTCTGGTTGACCAGGGTGCCTAGGCGGGCCTTGCCCTTGACGATGGCGTATGGGACGCCCATCTTCTTGCACAGCGCAGGCAGGAAGATGACAAGCTCGATGGGGTCGACGTCGTTGGCGATGAGCACGAGCTTGGCCTTCTTGTTCTCGACGAGGGAGACGACGTGGTTCAAGCCGAACTTGACGGCGTATGGCTTAGGCGAGGCCTCCATTCTGGTCTTGCCCTCGGCGATGGCGGCGGCCTCGGTGGCCAGACGGTCCTTCTTCTCGGCGGCGGTCTCTGGTCTGTACTTGTTGAACAGCTTGAAGGTCTCGGCGGCGGTGTTTCTGTCCAGGGTGTGCTGGAACTGCGCGATGGTTGGTGGGACCTTGAGTCTCATGGACAGGATCTTCTTTTGTCTCTGCAGTCTGACATACTCGGGCCACTTGACGTATCTGGACAGGTTGCGCTTGGGCTGGATGGCCTGGCCGATGCCGAAGTTTCTTGGCGACGACACGGTCAATGGGTTCTTGGCCTTGGCGGCCTTGCCGGACTTGGCAGCTAGCGGAGCTGGGTTAACCTTCTTGGATGGAGCCATCTTGTCTTGCGTGCTGAGATGCGGTGGATGCCGAAAGCGGCGGGCGGAATGAATTTTATAACTCGGCCGCGCGCGTGGGTgcgtcgcgcgcggcgggggTCTGGGTGCTCTACGAGAATGTATGGGTGGCGGGTGCGCAGCACCCATACATTGCAGACAGTCCCCGCTGCTCGGGCAGCTGCCGTTGCACGGACTGCCGTTGCGCGGTGACGCAAGCGATGATGCGATTGACCCCGCGTCTGGGCCTGGTCGAGAATACAAACTTCATTAACACATACTTAGATCTTGAATATCGTCTCGAATACACTACCTATATTTTACAGATCACAAGTCATTAATTGCCCTCTGCGTCGTGTAACCAACCCTTGGTTCTTTCGATGGCCGCTTCCCAGCGCTTCCAGTTCTTTCTCCGGACGGTGTCAACGGACTGGCTGGCGAATATCTTCAACTTCGAGGAGACGTTGTCCGGAGTGCGCAGGGCCTCCTCTTTTTCCAACCCGCCATAGAAGATCCATTTTTTGGCGTCGTTGAGGTCCTTCCACACACGCTCGTTGGGGTCCTTGTACGCCATGCACGCAGCGATTGCGGCGCCCAATGCGGTGCTCTCTGCGGTGGGCGAGCGTCTGACCTTGACACAGGGACCCAAGATGTCGGCCTGGATCTGCATGACCTCGTCTGACTTGGACATGCCGCCGTCGACGGCCAAGACCGACAAGGGCGAGTGCTCGTACGTGCCTGTGTCGACGATCTCCTCCAAGAAGTCGTGGTCCTTGGCGCCCTCGCCGAAGGCGTCGGAGCTCATGGCCTTCAAGATCGCTCTGGCTTGGAAGCACACGCCCTCGATTGCGGCACGCGCGATGTGCGAGGCCGTGGTGAACTGCGACATGCCCAATATGGTGCCACGGGCAGCTGCGTCCCAGTAGGGAGCGAATAGGCCGCTGAAGGCCGGAACGAAAACAACGCCGCCGCAGTCCGGAACTCTGCTGGCCAATGGCCCGACGTCCTCCGCCCTTGGAAATAGTCTCAAGTTGTCTCTTAGCCACTGCACCACAGAGccggcgacggcgacggAACCTTCCAAGACGAAATGTGGCTTACTGGCTTCGGAGCCCTCCAACTCCGGGAACCAAAAACCGAACGTGGTCAAGGCACCGTGCTGGGAAAGCAATTTCTTTGTGCCGGTGTTGTACAACAAGAAGCAGCCGGTACCGTACGTACACTTGGCAGAGCCGGCCTTGAATGCCATCTGGCCCACTAGAGAGGAGCTCTGGTCACCCAAGCAGCCCTGGATTGGAATGCCGGACTGGCTGAAGGACGTCAACACGTCCCAGGCAGCCTCTGTCAACTTCTTCTTTGTCACGGCGGGGACACAGAAGTCACCATAGTACTGGGCAGACGGGACAATCTTTGGCATGTTGAGCTTGCTCCTGTCAATCCCCCAGTACTCCAGGAGTTCGTCGTCGTAGTCAAGAGTGTCCAGGTTCATGAACCCGGTTCTGGATGCATTGGTGACGTCGGAGACAAACGCATGGTTGCCTGTGAGATGGTAAATCAACCAGGTGTCGACGGTGCCGAACATCAAGTCGCCGCTTTCGTAAGCTTCCAGAACTTCAGGGACGTTGTCCAAGAACCAACGCAACTTGGAGCACGAGAAGTACGTGGAGTATGGCGGAAGACCCGTCTTCGCACGCAACCGCTCCTGCTCCTCAGGGGGGGTCTCGCTTTTTTTTGTGTTCACGATATCCATGGTACGTGTGTCGTTCCACACAATACCATAGTCCACTACCGGCAAGCCGGTCTTCTTAGACCACACGATCGTGGTCTCCCGCATGTTGGTGACACCAATGCACTTGATCACGTATGGAGGCAGATTGTTTTCCACACGCTCGTCGTTCACCTTGTTGATCGAGATCAAGGTCGCGGCAAAGCACTGGACGACGTTGGCCAAGATGTTCATCGGCTTGCACTCCACCCAGCCGGGGTGGGGGAAGCGCAAGGTGGCGTCCTggtgctccagctcctcgatCTCCACGTACTCGTTCGCCTCGATGGCAATACCCTCGGCAGAGAAAATAATGCCCTTACCAGACCCCGCAGACCCCGGCGACGACGCCTCCTTGTCCTTGGCTGCCGTCGTGGAGTACTCGATCTGGTACTTGGACACCTCCTGTCCCTGCTTGTTGAATAATATCGCACGGGTCGACGTGGTCCCCACGTCGATGGCCGCAATCAGCGGAATTTCCCCTTTTGGCACCACGTTCAGCGTCATATTTCGCTCCCCCTCTCCTCAAAGTCTTTCTGCCCTCAAGTTGGCACCCTTCTTATATACCCGTTTGCGCATGAAACTTCCGTTCCCCCTGCTCATCCCCACATACTTTTGCTTTGCGTCCCTCCATTTTTCCCGCCAGGCTGCTCTCTAAGTTTGTCGCCATATGGGGCTAAAAACCCCTTCCCCACATCCGCGCAGTGCGCTGTTCGCTAGTGGCGCCGTCGCTCCGCGAAGCAATCTGTCAGTATCTGTGCCACACAGTCGTACCCGCCAATAATAACAAATCGTTGCCGTTCTGGCGCACACCGCAGCTTCAATTAACGAAAACCGTTGTTAGGGTTTCAGACTCACCCACACACCGTCATGCACCTCATTTTCCGACATCGCTCGAGGTCTATTGTTTTCTGGAGAAAAAATCGGCCGCGCAAGCGGCTACCCCGGATTGTGTGGAAAAAAGGAAACATAGAGGCGCATCTCGCAGATTACAGGAAAGGTACATTGCAGATGAGTGGCCGGGATAGCGGCAACAATACGGAGTCCACATAGGGCTGTACTTCAAGCGCAGGCGGGTTCTGCATGGGACCATGCCTGCCACTCGGTCTTCCTGTCACCACCGAGCGCTGTATTCTAGCCAAAACAGTCACGGGCTTGCAGCGGGGTATTTTTAATGCTGCCGGAGACAACACCTGCATATGGTTGAGTGCCGATCTATCTGCGATGCATGGATGCGGCTGTGTTGTGTCAGCAGACGCCTCCAGCGCTCGGGAAAAACGGATGACTGCTGGCTCCACTTTTTTGTGGGAGAGAGGCGGTCACCGAGAGGGTTGGCTCGGGCAGGCTGCGGGCGTTATGCGTCGGGGTGCGAGacgcggcagcggcggaTAGACGGACAGCTGTGCAGTTTCTCGACGGACATACGGCCGTGGACGATTATATATTGGAAAGCAGCCAGTCCAGACTTTGAGAACAAAGTGGAGAAGGTCGGGCCAACTAGCTATAAAACACAGTGAGTGTCAAGCCGACGAAGCAGGCAGTAAAGAGTATCGATGAGTGGCAAGCACAAGACAGAGCAGGGCTTCGCTCAGGACCTTGAGCAGCAAGGCCCCCCCCACCACGGCCACCGCTCGGAATACGTGACTGGCGAGTTCGTCGAGAGTGGTGCGCCATTCGTGATGCAGGAGGTAGTTGCGAATTCGGGTGCGGTGGTCTCCAACCTACGCCAGCAGGAGTTGGCGAACGCGCGGGCCAAGCCGCACGGCGAACACGTCAACGAGCGGGACTACGACGACCTGATGTCGGCCTCGATGGTGGTCAAGCCTAAGCCACTGCACCAGAACCCGCAGACCCCCACGGTCCTTCCGTCGAACTACCAACCGATCAACGCCTGGTCCCAGTTCAAGGCGACGTATCTGCGTGAATTCTTTGCGGAGTTCTTGGGAACCATGGTTTTGGTGTTTTTCGGCGACTCGGTAGTGGTCCAGACCCGTATGTCTTCCACTGCCCGTGTCACAGCATTCCTCGGGCAGCTTGAATCGAACGGGTTAAGTGGCAGCCCAGTTGAGTACATGCGCCACTTGGTGACACCTGACGTTGCTGGAAGCTCGATATCTGTCAATCTCTGCTGGGCGTCCGGTGTCGTTATGGGTTATTACGCAGCTGGTGGCCCAGCTATTACCGGTGCTCACATGAACCCCGCAGTGACGCTAGCCAACTACTGTTTCAGAGGCCTTCCAGCCGTGAAGGTTCTTATCTACTGGGCAGCTCAGATGCTAGGTGGTTACATGGGTGGCTTGACCGTTTTCTGGTATTACGCAAGAGTGATTAAAACAACCTTCCCCGACTGGAAAACCAACGAAAGTGTAATCGGCTGCTTCTCTACGGTCCCATTGCCCTACTTGGACAGCAACAGGCAGTTCATCAGTGAGTTTGTCATCGGTGCTCTCTTGATCGGCCTAATATTTGCTCTGACGGACCCTTACACATGTCTGACCACGGACTTTTTCCCGATTATGTTGTTCCTCTTGATCTTCTCTCTATTAGCCTGTGGCTCTTACCAGACTGGTGCTATTTTGAACCCTGCCCGTGATATCGGTCCTCGCTTGGCCATGTGGACTGTCGGCTTCAGCAGAAAGGCACTATGGGAGGACCATCACCACTACTTTTGGGTGGCCCTCGTCGGCCCATGCGTCGGTGGCTTAGTGGGCGCCTTGATCTACGACTTGCTAATATTCCAGGGCCACGAATCCCCTGTGAACCAGCCTGCCGCTCACGTACTCAAGAGACTCAAGACCAGATTCACCTCATTCGGCAGGAAGACCGCTTCCACAGGCGAGTACACCTTCTCGGACAAGGAACTGACTGATGTGAGCAGCAACAATGCCTCGGGCAAGAACATCAATTTCAGATCGGTAACTCGCGGTGAGTCTACGAACGGCGTTCCGACCATCTACAGCCAATCGAACGATCCTAAAAAGTAAAAACAGTAATGGCTGAGATGGTAACTTAATGCGTTTCCATGTTATAATTTGCTACAGTATGCGTAGTTGTATATATGTAATTTACTAGAGCGCTATGAGCTTTGTGAGTGTTTCTACTTTGTCCTGCTACCTTAATACCTGCGGCGCTTGCAGTGTGGAGATTAGCCTACCATATTCCAGTATAGCAACACGATGCATATCGTCATGGTCAGTGCCAGTATCATAGCGTTTTTGCGACGTCGGATCGTGATCTGGCTGAGCACGTGGTTGATGCCCGGGATACGCTGCAGGGTCTGGTACACGCGGTCGTTGGCCCGCTGCAGCGAGAACCGCTGTTCCGCAAACCGGTCGCGTGTCTCGAACGCCTGCGAGATCAGCCGGTCCAGCACGTTATGCGACTCCTCGATCCGCCGCGTCTCTGCTGCGGCGTACTGCTCCTCCTGTGGTtgctcctccagctcgctCTGCTCCAGCGTGCGCTTGACACTGAACAGCAGATTCAGTCTGCTCCGCTCCTGCTGGATGGACGACCGGATGGACTGGAACGTCTGCCAGTGTTGCTGTAGCACTTCGCGGTGCCGCTGCAATTGCGATAGCTTGGATGACCCGATGCTCGTGGTATCGTCGCAGAtccgctgcagctcctcTATAACCCCTTGCCGCTCCTTCAGTACGCTCTCGAGCTTCTCCGCCAGCCCGCGCTCTTTGCTGTCTGCTTCACTGCTTGTCGACTGCGCATATGAGGAGTACCTCGACAGCAATGAGTCGCATTGCGACTCTAACGAGATAGCTTTGCCTCGCACTGTCACAAATGATGCCATAGTGTACCGTGAAGTGCTGCTTCTTGCCTCCAGACTCACGAACGCCCGTTGATTCAACGCGACGCTATGTAGTAAGTAGCATTTCCCCCTACGCTTTTTTTTGGTCTGTGCAGGGGGCCACCAGCGCAGCTGCTAACGTGAAACCCAGATTCTCATCGAGCAGCTGCCCGTAAAGAGAGAACCAGCGTAGCATGTAGTTATCTGTCTCGGGCCCGACATTTGCATCTGTATCACATGAGTTAACGACATACCATGTTTCGTAAGCGGAGCCCGACGTTGCCGGGACCTGGTCCAGCGCTATAGAGAAGCGGCCAGGCTGCCACAACGGCAGCTGGTACGGGTCTACGAAGTGCAGCTTCCAGACCTCGTACTCGGAGACCGCGGGGTCGGGCTCCCAATaacgcagcagcagctgcgggaCCGCATACAGGGGGTGGAGGTCGACACGGACGTCGAAGCGGGCGCTGTTGCGGGCGGTGGCGACGGAGAGTTGCAGGCGACGGGCGCGTGGGTCCCACAGCGCGTGCTcgcagcggcgccagcggcgcaGCAGGGGCAGGAGCCGCAGCACCTGGTCGGAGAAGTCTTCCGCGGAAAGCATGGCGGTGGAAGAAGAATAAATAGAATAAATAGAATAAATATACTTAATAAATAATGTGTGATTGCGGACTATGAATATCGGTGGCTACGATGCAACTTGCTTTTGTCGGGATGCGTCTGCGCGGAACTCAGGCAAAAGCTAGGGCCTTCTTGATCTCGGCGATGGCCTTGCCCGGGTTCAAACCCTTTGGACACGTCCGGGTACAGTTCATGATAGTGTGGCAGCGGTAGACGGACATGGCGTTCTGCAACTGCTCGCGTctgcccgcgcccgcgccatCACGGGAGTCCACCATCCAGCGGTACGCTTGCATCAAGACGGCTGGGCCGAGGTACTGCTCGTTGTTCCACCAGTACGATGGGCACGCCGTCGAGCAGCATGCACATAGAATACACTCGTACAGGCCGTCTAGCTTCTTGCGGTCGGCAATGCTCTGCAGATGTTCGCGCCCGTCGGCGGGCTTGGAAGCCTTCTGCAGGTATGGCTGGATCGACTTGTACTGTTTGTAGAAGTTGGTGAGGTCCGGCACGAGATCCTTCACCACGTACATGTGAGGCAGTGGGTAGATCTTCACGTCTTTGTTCTCGGCCTGGTCGATCTTGCACAAGCAGGCCAGCGTGTTGCGGCCGCCGATATTCATCGCGCACGACCCGCAGATGCCCTCACGGCAAGACCGCCGGAACGTCAGCGTGGGATCCTGCTCGTTCTTGATCTTGATCAGCGCGTCTAGCACCATCGGCCCACACTTGTTCAGGTCCACCTTGTACTCCTGCATCCGCGGCTTCTCGGCTGGAGTGTCCGGGTTCCAGCGGTAGATCTTGAAGCTCTTGTACCTCGTCGCCGATACTTCCGCCGCTTGTGTGGCGAGCCCTCTGATGAGACCGATACGACCAATGCCTGCTCTAAAAACCATGCTTATCTTTGACAACGTACCCGCTCTCCTAGGCTACCTTCCTCCCTGCGGAATAGCACTTTATGCTCACTTTTGCGCCTAGTAACACCACCACCAGCCTACCTGCAGCTTAATGCCTTATATATCTGGAAAACTCGTCACTCACTTCTGAAGAACTCCACGAAAATCGCCTTCGGCGCCGAAAAGAGGCCATGACCGCTCGGAAGCAGCCGGGaaatcacgtgatatacACGTGAGCTTGCTTGCATGTCACGTGGTGTGTTTGTGGCCGTAAGTTAGCGCAAGTTCGGTT contains:
- a CDS encoding 60S ribosomal eL8 domain-containing protein (Syntenic homolog of Saccharomyces cerevisiae YLL045C (RPL8B) and YHL033C (RPL8A)) gives rise to the protein MGAAHPPPIHSRRAPRPPPRATHPRARPSYKIHSARRFRHPPHLSTQDKMAPSKKVNPAPLAAKSGKAAKAKNPLTVSSPRNFGIGQAIQPKRNLSRYVKWPEYVRLQRQKKILSMRLKVPPTIAQFQHTLDRNTAAETFKLFNKYRPETAAEKKDRLATEAAAIAEGKTRMEASPKPYAVKFGLNHVVSLVENKKAKLVLIANDVDPIELVIFLPALCKKMGVPYAIVKGKARLGTLVNQKTSAVAALTEVRAEDEAALAKLVSAVNANFIEKYDESRKHWGGGVMGPKAQAKLAKRSKASEAA
- the GUT1 gene encoding glycerol kinase (Syntenic homolog of Saccharomyces cerevisiae YHL032C (GUT1)), with the protein product MTLNVVPKGEIPLIAAIDVGTTSTRAILFNKQGQEVSKYQIEYSTTAAKDKEASSPGSAGSGKGIIFSAEGIAIEANEYVEIEELEHQDATLRFPHPGWVECKPMNILANVVQCFAATLISINKVNDERVENNLPPYVIKCIGVTNMRETTIVWSKKTGLPVVDYGIVWNDTRTMDIVNTKKSETPPEEQERLRAKTGLPPYSTYFSCSKLRWFLDNVPEVLEAYESGDLMFGTVDTWLIYHLTGNHAFVSDVTNASRTGFMNLDTLDYDDELLEYWGIDRSKLNMPKIVPSAQYYGDFCVPAVTKKKLTEAAWDVLTSFSQSGIPIQGCLGDQSSSLVGQMAFKAGSAKCTYGTGCFLLYNTGTKKLLSQHGALTTFGFWFPELEGSEASKPHFVLEGSVAVAGSVVQWLRDNLRLFPRAEDVGPLASRVPDCGGVVFVPAFSGLFAPYWDAAARGTILGMSQFTTASHIARAAIEGVCFQARAILKAMSSDAFGEGAKDHDFLEEIVDTGTYEHSPLSVLAVDGGMSKSDEVMQIQADILGPCVKVRRSPTAESTALGAAIAACMAYKDPNERVWKDLNDAKKWIFYGGLEKEEALRTPDNVSSKLKIFASQSVDTVRRKNWKRWEAAIERTKGWLHDAEGN
- the FPS1 gene encoding Fps1p (Syntenic homolog of Saccharomyces cerevisiae YLL043W (FPS1)), yielding MSGKHKTEQGFAQDLEQQGPPHHGHRSEYVTGEFVESGAPFVMQEVVANSGAVVSNLRQQELANARAKPHGEHVNERDYDDLMSASMVVKPKPLHQNPQTPTVLPSNYQPINAWSQFKATYLREFFAEFLGTMVLVFFGDSVVVQTRMSSTARVTAFLGQLESNGLSGSPVEYMRHLVTPDVAGSSISVNLCWASGVVMGYYAAGGPAITGAHMNPAVTLANYCFRGLPAVKVLIYWAAQMLGGYMGGLTVFWYYARVIKTTFPDWKTNESVIGCFSTVPLPYLDSNRQFISEFVIGALLIGLIFALTDPYTCLTTDFFPIMLFLLIFSLLACGSYQTGAILNPARDIGPRLAMWTVGFSRKALWEDHHHYFWVALVGPCVGGLVGALIYDLLIFQGHESPVNQPAAHVLKRLKTRFTSFGRKTASTGEYTFSDKELTDVSSNNASGKNINFRSVTRGESTNGVPTIYSQSNDPKK
- the GOS1 gene encoding Gos1p (Syntenic homolog of Saccharomyces cerevisiae YHL031C (GOS1)) — protein: MASFVTVRGKAISLESQCDSLLSRYSSYAQSTSSEADSKERGLAEKLESVLKERQGVIEELQRICDDTTSIGSSKLSQLQRHREVLQQHWQTFQSIRSSIQQERSRLNLLFSVKRTLEQSELEEQPQEEQYAAAETRRIEESHNVLDRLISQAFETRDRFAEQRFSLQRANDRVYQTLQRIPGINHVLSQITIRRRKNAMILALTMTICIVLLYWNMVG
- a CDS encoding ATG3/ATG10 family protein (Syntenic homolog of Saccharomyces cerevisiae YLL042C (ATG10)); this encodes MLSAEDFSDQVLRLLPLLRRWRRCEHALWDPRARRLQLSVATARNSARFDVRVDLHPLYAVPQLLLRYWEPDPAVSEYEVWKLHFVDPYQLPLWQPGRFSIALDQVPATSGSAYETWYVVNSCDTDANVGPETDNYMLRWFSLYGQLLDENLGFTLAAALVAPCTDQKKA
- the SDH2 gene encoding succinate dehydrogenase iron-sulfur protein subunit SDH2 (Syntenic homolog of Saccharomyces cerevisiae YLL041C (SDH2)) produces the protein MVFRAGIGRIGLIRGLATQAAEVSATRYKSFKIYRWNPDTPAEKPRMQEYKVDLNKCGPMVLDALIKIKNEQDPTLTFRRSCREGICGSCAMNIGGRNTLACLCKIDQAENKDVKIYPLPHMYVVKDLVPDLTNFYKQYKSIQPYLQKASKPADGREHLQSIADRKKLDGLYECILCACCSTACPSYWWNNEQYLGPAVLMQAYRWMVDSRDGAGAGRREQLQNAMSVYRCHTIMNCTRTCPKGLNPGKAIAEIKKALAFA